Below is a window of Campylobacter canadensis DNA.
AAATTCTTTAAGTTCGTTTTCAAAATTAGTAGAATTTTTTTTAATTTTTGCCCACACATAATATTCATTTTGCGGGGCAAAAAAGATAGCGAAAAAAAGCAAAATACCGCACATAATAATAGTATGCAAAGGCATTCTTAAAGAAAAAATTTCTAAATAAGCTAAAAGTGCTAAAACATAAACTACAACAGGGATAATTAAAATAAATAAAAAGGCAGCAAATACGCCTTTATGCTGATTTTCGCTAACTTGCTGCACTTTTAGTTCCTATTTAAACAATTTAATTCTTTAAATGCTTGCATTAATCTTGCTTGCATAGTTTTTTCACCTGCATTTAGCCACACTCTTGGGTCGTAATATTTTTTATTTGGCTTATCATCACCTTCTGGATTTCCGATTTGCCCTTGTAAATATCCATGATTTTTACTTTCATAATTTCTAACACCATCCCAAAATGCCCATTGAGTATCTGTATCAATGTTCATTTTAATAACCCCATAGCTAATTGCCTCTTTTATTTTTTCTGCTTCGCTGCCACTACCACCGTGGAATACGAAATTTAAAGTCTTTTTACCCTTAGCTAAAAATTCTTGACAATTTTTCAAAATAATAGGCTCTAAACGCACATTTCCTGGTTTATAAACTCCATGCACATTACCAAAAGATGCTGCTATTGTGTAATTACTACCGATTTTTGCTAAACGCTCATGCGCCTTTGCTACATCAATTGGCTGGGTGTATAATTTTGCATTATCAATATTTGTATTATCCACCCCATCTTCTTCTCCACCTGTGCAACCTAGCTCTATTTCGATGCCTATTTCAAGCTCATTAAATTTTTTAAAATACTCGCATGAAAGCTCTATATTTTCTTCTAAACTTTCTTCGCTTAAATCAAGCATATGAGAACTAAAAAGCGGCTTTTTATGTAAATCATAAAATTCTTTATTTGCTTTTATTAATTCATCAATCCAAGGTAAAAGTTTTTTTGCTGCATGGTCGGTATGAATAACTACAGCAACGCCATATTCTTTAGCAACTTCGTGAATATATTTTGCACCTGCAATAGCGCCTAAAACAGGATTGTTTAAAGTCTTGCCACTAAAAAAAGCTGCTCCACCATTACTAAACTGAATAATAATAGGTGAATTTGCTTCTTTTGCTGCGCTTAAAGCTGCATTAATTGAGTTTGTACCCACAACATTTACCGCAGGAATTGCAAACTCATTTTCCTTTGCATAGGCATATAATTTTTCTAAATCTTTTCCATAAACAACGCCTGCTTTTAAAAAATCAAAAACGCCCATTTTTTATCCTTATTTCATTTTTAAATTAGCATCTTTTAACATTTTTTCTGTTTGAGCTTTTAATAATTCTTGTTGTTTTTGGTTTCTTAAACCATTATCAATACTTGCTCTTGCTTCTTCAAGTGAGCCTTGTCTTTGCTCTTTTATATCCTGTGTCATTATTATATGATAACCAAAATTTGATTTTACAGGAGCTGAAATTTCACCCTTTTTAAGTTTTTTTGCAGCGTTATAATACTCTGGCACTAAATCACTTGCTGTTGCATACGGTAAATCACCGCCATTATTTTTTGCACTTGGGTCAATTGATTTTGTTTTTGCTAATTCGCTGAATTTATCATCAAGCTTTTTACCTTTTAAGCCTTTTAATTGAGCAATTATGTCCTTTGCTTCTTTTTCACTTTTTACTAAAATATGCTTTGTTTTAACTGCTTCTGGTAATACAAAGTCTTGTAAATGTGAATTATAATAATCTTTTATTTCTTTATCACTTATTTTAATACTTTTAAATTGTTGTAATAAGTATTCTTGAGCTAATAAAATTTCTTTAGCACTTGCTAAGATTGTTTTAAATTCTTTGCTTTGGTCGTATTTATTTTTAATAGCTTCTTTTGCTAATAATTTTTTTATTAAAATTTCTTTTATTAAACCTTCTTGAGCTTCTTTTGGTAGCACAGAAATATCTTGAATTTGATTTTGAGTTAATTGTGCTAAATATGGTGCTACTTCTTCGCTAGTAATCTCACCACCATTATAAGTTGCAATTGTAGCTGCATTTAGGCTAAGACCACAAAAAATTCCTGCTAAAACTAATGATAATTTTTTCATTTTTTCTTCCTTTTTTATTAAAAATTTATATTGATTTTACAAATCTTGCGTAAAAATTTAGTAAGATAAGCTTATGCAAAGAAAGTTAGAAATTAAAAAAAGAATTTTAGAGCATTTTAAAGATGCTAAAACAGAACTAGTGTTTTCAAATGATTATGAATTATTAATTGCGGTTATGCTATCAGCTCAATGTCTTGATAGTAGAGTAAATTTAATAACTCCTAGTCTATTTTCACATTACAAAAATGCGCAAGAATTGGCAAATGCGAATTTGATGAGTGTAAAAGAATTAATTAAATCTTGCAATTTTTATCAAAATAAAGCAAAGAATTTAATCTTAATGGCTAAGGAAGTTTGCAATAAACATAACGGAAAAATACCTTTAAATTACGATGATTTAATATCTTTAGCAGGAGTTGGTAAAAAGACTGCTAAAGTAGTTTTAGCTGAAAGCTTGGGGCTTAATTATTTTCCTGTAGATACGCATATTTTTAGAGTTGCACATAGATTAAAATTAAGTAATAAAAAAACTCCCGATGAATGCTCAACTCATTTAGAAAAAGTCTTTAAAAGTGATTTAGCAAAGCTTCATCAAGCTATGGTTTTATTTGGTAGATATATTTGTAAGGCTAAAAAACCAGAATGTTCTAAATGCTTTTTAAGTGATTTGTGTAATGCAACTTGCAAGCAAGAGAATTTATAAATTACAAAAAAGACATTTTGCCTTTATTTATTTTGTTTTATTTGTAGTTTTTTGCCTTAATGTGCATTTAAAATTTTTAGATTTTTGTGAATTTTTAATGCAGGATAGATATATTTTAAAAGTTTTAAAAAATTATGAAAAAAGCAAAAATAACAAAAATTATTATGTCTTACACCTTGCTTATAAAGATGTAATAATCTATACAACCACAAAGCAAAAAATCAACTCAAATAAAATAAGTATAAATTTTGCTGCTAAAAATAAACTAGATTTTTATGATTATTTAAAGGCTAGATTTTATTTACCTAGTTATAAAATACAAGAAGAAAAACAAGAAGATGAAAAGGCATTAATTAGCTATTTTAAAAAGCAGCATAGTGATAAAAAAATGCAAGAATTTTATCTTGCTTTATTTTTTGCAAAGCCAATTTCAAACGAACTTAGAACTGATGTTAATTATTATGGAATTGCACATTTATTAGCAATTTCTGGATATCACTTAGGGCTTATTTATTCAATATTATTTTTTACGCTTATGTATTTTTATAAATACTTACAAAAAAGATTTTTTCCTTATCGTTCAATACATTTGGATTTGGCTATAGTGATTTTTATATTTTTATTCTTTTATTTTATTTTAATTGGGCAAGTGGCTAGTTTTTTTCGTTCTTTTGTAATGGCAATTGTGGCTTTTTATTTTGTGCTTAAATCTATAAAACTGCTTTCTTTTTCGCATTTATTTTTATGTTTTATGATTTGTATTAGTCTTAATCCATCTTTTTTATTTAATATAGGTTTTTTCTTTTCTTGTCTTGGAGTGTTTTATATATTTTTATTTTTACATCATTTTAAATTTAAATCTTTGCTTAATGCTTTGTATTTTGAAAGCTTTGTGTTTTTAGCGATGATTATTCCTGTTTTATATTTTTTTCCACTAATTAGTTTTCAACAATTTTTAGCTATTTTAATTACGCCTTTATTTGTTGTTTTTTACCCTTTAGTTTTATTTTTACATATTATAAATTGTGGTGCTTTATTTGATGGATATTTATTAAAATTCTTAGCTTTTAAAATGGCAGGAGATTATTTTCATTTGGAATTTAAATATTTTATTTTATACTTAATTTTATCTTTTTTAGCTATTTTTAATAAACACTTGCTTATTATTATAAGTATCATAAATATTTTATGTTTTATAGTTTTATTATGAGGGTTAGGATGAAAATTTTAAGCATATTTACAAGTTCAATATTATTTGCAGGAGCTATTGCTCCTAATGTTATGTATCAGGATTATTTGGATTTA
It encodes the following:
- the nth gene encoding endonuclease III, with amino-acid sequence MQRKLEIKKRILEHFKDAKTELVFSNDYELLIAVMLSAQCLDSRVNLITPSLFSHYKNAQELANANLMSVKELIKSCNFYQNKAKNLILMAKEVCNKHNGKIPLNYDDLISLAGVGKKTAKVVLAESLGLNYFPVDTHIFRVAHRLKLSNKKTPDECSTHLEKVFKSDLAKLHQAMVLFGRYICKAKKPECSKCFLSDLCNATCKQENL
- a CDS encoding peptidylprolyl isomerase, with product MKKLSLVLAGIFCGLSLNAATIATYNGGEITSEEVAPYLAQLTQNQIQDISVLPKEAQEGLIKEILIKKLLAKEAIKNKYDQSKEFKTILASAKEILLAQEYLLQQFKSIKISDKEIKDYYNSHLQDFVLPEAVKTKHILVKSEKEAKDIIAQLKGLKGKKLDDKFSELAKTKSIDPSAKNNGGDLPYATASDLVPEYYNAAKKLKKGEISAPVKSNFGYHIIMTQDIKEQRQGSLEEARASIDNGLRNQKQQELLKAQTEKMLKDANLKMK
- the fbaA gene encoding class II fructose-bisphosphate aldolase → MGVFDFLKAGVVYGKDLEKLYAYAKENEFAIPAVNVVGTNSINAALSAAKEANSPIIIQFSNGGAAFFSGKTLNNPVLGAIAGAKYIHEVAKEYGVAVVIHTDHAAKKLLPWIDELIKANKEFYDLHKKPLFSSHMLDLSEESLEENIELSCEYFKKFNELEIGIEIELGCTGGEEDGVDNTNIDNAKLYTQPIDVAKAHERLAKIGSNYTIAASFGNVHGVYKPGNVRLEPIILKNCQEFLAKGKKTLNFVFHGGSGSEAEKIKEAISYGVIKMNIDTDTQWAFWDGVRNYESKNHGYLQGQIGNPEGDDKPNKKYYDPRVWLNAGEKTMQARLMQAFKELNCLNRN
- a CDS encoding ComEC/Rec2 family competence protein; amino-acid sequence: MICVMQLASKRIYKLQKRHFAFIYFVLFVVFCLNVHLKFLDFCEFLMQDRYILKVLKNYEKSKNNKNYYVLHLAYKDVIIYTTTKQKINSNKISINFAAKNKLDFYDYLKARFYLPSYKIQEEKQEDEKALISYFKKQHSDKKMQEFYLALFFAKPISNELRTDVNYYGIAHLLAISGYHLGLIYSILFFTLMYFYKYLQKRFFPYRSIHLDLAIVIFIFLFFYFILIGQVASFFRSFVMAIVAFYFVLKSIKLLSFSHLFLCFMICISLNPSFLFNIGFFFSCLGVFYIFLFLHHFKFKSLLNALYFESFVFLAMIIPVLYFFPLISFQQFLAILITPLFVVFYPLVLFLHIINCGALFDGYLLKFLAFKMAGDYFHLEFKYFILYLILSFLAIFNKHLLIIISIINILCFIVLL